One segment of Haloplanus natans DSM 17983 DNA contains the following:
- a CDS encoding 2Fe-2S iron-sulfur cluster binding domain-containing protein — translation MGIELPAVGPGANTDDDDGEDLPPAELEYLSYQSIVEHGWEIDDENLFDKAARANLDDDRYGRIEIDRDETLLRSAEEHDLKWGSQCRSGTCNVCAAVIKSGEIEMDMNLALTDEQVENGARLTCTAYPGSDRIRLVFNAFPLIANDDPGRGREPPAED, via the coding sequence ATGGGCATCGAACTCCCTGCCGTTGGCCCGGGAGCTAACACCGACGACGACGACGGCGAGGACCTCCCACCCGCGGAGCTCGAGTATCTCAGTTACCAATCCATTGTCGAACACGGGTGGGAGATCGACGACGAGAACCTCTTCGATAAGGCAGCGCGTGCGAACCTCGACGACGACCGCTACGGTCGGATCGAGATCGACCGCGACGAGACGCTTCTCAGATCCGCCGAGGAACACGACCTCAAATGGGGTTCACAGTGTCGCTCCGGGACGTGTAACGTCTGTGCGGCGGTGATCAAAAGCGGGGAGATCGAGATGGACATGAACTTGGCACTCACGGACGAGCAAGTCGAGAACGGGGCCCGCTTGACCTGTACGGCGTACCCCGGAAGCGACCGGATTCGGCTCGTGTTCAACGCCTTCCCGCTCATCGCGAACGACGACCCCGGCCGCGGCCGCGAGCCGCCGGCCGAGGACTGA
- a CDS encoding ArsR/SmtB family transcription factor → MSDSGTTDHTTKVARIREVAMTVREPKNAGEIAETAGVARNTAEKYLTQLVEADKLTTIMRGRETCYYPDPVTQYFDQIRDLVNDHEKDELTAELDTIRDDIDEWKEEYDVASADELRATVGDDIPASERRQRRHDAEDWDYYEHQAMLIKQAIQLYDTIEATRERRIASSN, encoded by the coding sequence ATGAGCGACTCGGGAACCACAGATCACACGACAAAGGTCGCCCGGATTCGAGAGGTTGCGATGACAGTTCGCGAACCAAAAAACGCGGGAGAAATAGCTGAGACAGCTGGTGTTGCCCGGAACACGGCTGAAAAATATCTCACACAATTGGTCGAAGCGGATAAACTCACGACGATCATGCGGGGCCGTGAGACCTGCTACTATCCAGATCCAGTCACCCAGTATTTCGACCAGATCCGTGACCTCGTCAACGACCATGAAAAAGACGAGCTCACAGCCGAATTAGATACAATCCGAGATGATATCGACGAGTGGAAAGAGGAGTACGATGTGGCGTCTGCGGATGAACTTCGGGCAACGGTCGGGGATGATATTCCGGCATCCGAACGCCGACAGCGGCGACACGACGCAGAGGATTGGGACTACTATGAGCACCAAGCGATGCTCATCAAGCAGGCAATTCAGCTCTATGATACGATCGAGGCGACTCGCGAGCGTCGTATCGCATCCTCCAACTGA
- a CDS encoding RNA-guided endonuclease InsQ/TnpB family protein translates to MEDVIRTVKVKLDVPEERCDDLHQTKQQFLHCANTTAAWAWRHPNDYCVTSKQKAEQALYDSLRNETELTANLVQKGIRRAIEATKSGVARLKKGDNTSQPHFDAWSVVYDKRSATFHRDHVSLSTVNGRVECDYVLPDDAERTPIGEYLLSEDYEFRMSTLQYDRQTESFYLHARMRRTTDEQEQSTTSSSDATHRTVLGVDLNVDGSLAVTSTGAFIGNADEMNHRRREFEKTRGSMQQVGTRSAHLSIQSMNDREHRWMQDELHRASNQILEEARDHGCTHITFENLTDIRKRMAGAKRFHAWAFRRLFQYVKYKAEMYGIEVEQVSPAYTSQRCSSCGFTHRDNRRSKHQFVCQKCEYELNADYNASKNIARKLLKKLHSGQTSSCGGAPCQCALASGTLNLNGDYTASVNTTAEGESTDKPTTSVVGN, encoded by the coding sequence ATGGAGGACGTGATTCGCACCGTCAAAGTCAAACTTGACGTACCCGAAGAGCGGTGCGACGACCTCCATCAGACGAAACAACAGTTCCTCCACTGTGCGAACACCACCGCAGCGTGGGCGTGGAGACACCCGAACGACTACTGTGTAACCTCGAAACAAAAAGCCGAACAAGCCCTCTACGATAGCCTTCGCAACGAGACGGAGTTGACTGCAAACCTCGTCCAGAAAGGGATTCGACGCGCTATCGAGGCCACGAAAAGCGGTGTCGCCCGACTCAAGAAAGGAGACAACACCAGTCAACCGCACTTCGATGCGTGGAGCGTCGTCTACGACAAACGGAGTGCGACGTTCCACCGCGACCACGTGTCCCTTTCCACAGTGAACGGTCGGGTTGAGTGCGACTATGTGCTTCCCGACGACGCAGAGAGGACACCGATTGGTGAGTACCTGCTGAGCGAGGACTACGAGTTCAGAATGTCCACGTTACAGTACGACCGCCAAACAGAGTCGTTCTACCTCCACGCTCGGATGCGCCGAACCACGGATGAACAAGAGCAATCCACGACTTCTTCGTCCGACGCCACGCACAGAACAGTCCTTGGTGTTGACCTGAACGTGGATGGCTCGCTCGCCGTGACTTCGACAGGTGCGTTCATCGGGAATGCTGATGAAATGAATCATCGACGCCGAGAGTTCGAGAAGACTCGCGGGTCGATGCAACAAGTAGGAACACGGTCGGCGCACCTGTCGATTCAGTCGATGAACGACCGCGAACACCGCTGGATGCAAGACGAACTCCACCGTGCCTCAAACCAAATCCTCGAAGAAGCCCGCGACCACGGGTGTACGCATATCACGTTCGAGAACCTGACCGACATTCGGAAGCGGATGGCTGGTGCAAAGCGGTTCCACGCGTGGGCGTTCAGACGCTTGTTCCAGTACGTCAAGTACAAAGCCGAGATGTACGGCATCGAGGTTGAGCAAGTGAGTCCGGCGTACACGTCTCAACGGTGTTCGTCGTGTGGATTTACGCACAGAGACAATCGGCGGTCGAAACACCAGTTCGTGTGTCAGAAGTGTGAGTACGAACTGAACGCGGATTACAACGCGAGCAAGAACATCGCTCGCAAACTTCTCAAGAAACTCCACTCGGGGCAGACGTCTTCGTGTGGAGGCGCACCCTGTCAGTGTGCGCTAGCGTCAGGGACGCTGAACCTGAATGGCGATTACACCGCCTCCGTCAACACGACGGCAGAAGGGGAGTCCACTGACAAGCCCACGACTTCAGTCGTGGGTAACTGA
- a CDS encoding glycosyltransferase family 4 protein, which yields MVSVLHLVTGVSASSIPLEIAEKLHTDSEIDVQVATFYDSTNGSTAHDDPDHTVPVTTLGAQTRFDIAAYRRLHKQLSSVDFLHTHQNFIGSIARAVAATTDTQIVDTEHRNHESFTLLQNLVNAPTLPLADRVVSNSEQTKGSLRWYERLLLEEEKLEVIYNGVDIDRIEQALAMASKKTPDAENDTPLRIVSVGRLVPVKNYATLVRAFAKIQDEIPGAELVIVGDGSEREQLIGLAAELGVETGIRFAGLVPREEVYQTLATSDVFAICSTSEGFCVAAVEAMASGLPVVVSDIDVLHEVVGTCGRYAQPHAYETFATEIVELYNDERTRIEEGRACKQRARSEFDIDETARQYAELYQEIITEET from the coding sequence ATGGTTTCGGTCCTTCACCTCGTCACTGGCGTCTCGGCAAGCTCTATTCCGCTCGAAATCGCCGAGAAATTACACACGGATTCCGAGATCGACGTTCAAGTTGCCACATTTTACGACTCGACAAACGGATCAACGGCCCATGACGATCCGGATCACACGGTCCCAGTCACTACTTTAGGGGCTCAAACTCGGTTCGATATCGCGGCGTATCGACGATTACACAAGCAACTCTCATCGGTCGATTTCCTCCACACGCACCAGAATTTTATCGGCTCTATCGCGAGAGCGGTCGCCGCAACGACAGACACCCAAATCGTCGACACCGAACACCGGAATCACGAGTCATTCACGCTCCTGCAGAATTTGGTGAACGCACCGACGCTCCCGTTAGCCGATAGAGTCGTCTCCAACTCGGAGCAGACGAAGGGCTCGCTACGCTGGTACGAGCGTCTGCTACTTGAGGAAGAGAAGCTGGAGGTCATCTACAACGGCGTCGACATCGATCGGATCGAGCAAGCACTCGCTATGGCGTCGAAAAAGACGCCGGATGCCGAAAACGACACTCCACTTCGAATAGTCTCGGTCGGTCGGCTCGTTCCGGTGAAAAACTACGCCACTCTTGTGCGGGCGTTTGCCAAGATTCAGGACGAGATTCCCGGCGCCGAACTCGTAATCGTCGGTGACGGTTCCGAACGAGAACAGTTGATCGGCTTAGCTGCTGAGCTCGGCGTGGAAACGGGGATAAGATTCGCCGGCCTCGTCCCACGAGAGGAAGTATATCAAACACTCGCAACGAGTGATGTCTTCGCTATCTGTTCGACATCGGAAGGATTCTGCGTGGCTGCGGTGGAGGCGATGGCAAGCGGGTTACCAGTCGTCGTCAGCGACATCGACGTCCTCCACGAGGTGGTCGGGACGTGTGGACGCTATGCTCAACCGCACGCCTACGAGACGTTCGCCACCGAAATCGTAGAACTGTATAACGACGAGCGAACTCGAATTGAAGAGGGAAGGGCCTGTAAACAGCGTGCTCGTTCGGAGTTCGATATCGATGAAACCGCACGCCAATATGCCGAGTTGTACCAAGAGATCATCACAGAGGAGACGTGA
- a CDS encoding S8 family peptidase — MGSEAPEGQGSDSGDDSTGDSTGIGSTTRRGVLVGLTTGAGIGLGAAAAARGPPAHAGNDAGTGRGNNGRAPAGNDDTPGRGPPDQVIVGTTTQAAADEAARQAREVRHKLDFGDHGKAVAGRFPEPARKGLANRPDVRYVEPDATFEAVAQSTPWGVDRVDADTVHGDGTTGSGADIAIIDTGIDSDHPDLVDNLGSGTAYVEAGTDYDGSSCSGNGNTYYEPWDDDNDHGTHCAGIAAGVDNGEGVVGVAPGATLHAVKVLACSGTGYLSDIAAGVEYTANQGWDVASMSLGSSSSYSTLRDACQYAVDQGVLLVAAAGNDGPCSDCVSYPATYDSVVAVSATTSADDLASFSSTGPEIDIAAPGSSILSTVPGGEAYFSGTSMACPHVSGVGGLLMANGYTGSEARSALQGSAEDIGLSSSDGGNGLLDANGAAGDLQNMIGEAGTISVDENWTTVTLEGSYTDPVVVTSVGTFNDPDPVHARVRNAGSGSFEVRLEEWEYQDGAHSAESVQYIVVEAGEHDTEAGVPLVAGKTTANGGGWTTVTFTSSWNPQSHVYTQVMSNNDSTPVSTRITRAGAETFDVSCHEEETNESGSSWTNDHADETVGFIATQPQSRIDNAGAGESIASSIPTDAWTTNPFQESYSAAPVTVPRMQSFFGGNTTDLRMRNLSASSFDVQAQEEQSLDDEVAHVPEYVATLALEAGPTSPA; from the coding sequence ATGGGTTCAGAGGCACCCGAGGGACAGGGTAGCGATTCGGGAGACGATTCGACCGGCGATTCGACGGGCATCGGGTCGACGACGCGACGTGGCGTCCTCGTCGGACTGACGACGGGCGCCGGCATCGGACTGGGCGCCGCGGCGGCCGCGCGCGGGCCGCCGGCGCACGCCGGCAACGACGCCGGCACCGGGCGCGGCAACAACGGCCGGGCACCCGCGGGCAACGACGACACGCCGGGGCGCGGGCCACCGGATCAGGTGATCGTCGGGACGACGACACAGGCCGCCGCCGACGAGGCGGCCCGGCAGGCCCGCGAGGTGCGTCACAAACTCGACTTCGGCGACCACGGCAAGGCCGTCGCGGGCCGCTTCCCCGAACCGGCGCGGAAAGGCCTCGCCAACCGGCCGGACGTGCGCTACGTTGAACCGGACGCGACGTTCGAGGCCGTGGCGCAGTCGACGCCGTGGGGCGTCGACCGCGTCGACGCCGACACCGTCCACGGCGACGGCACGACCGGTTCGGGAGCCGACATCGCGATCATCGACACCGGGATCGACAGCGACCACCCCGATCTCGTCGACAACCTCGGTTCGGGCACGGCGTACGTCGAGGCCGGCACCGACTACGACGGGAGTAGCTGTAGCGGCAACGGCAACACCTACTACGAGCCCTGGGACGACGACAACGACCACGGCACCCACTGTGCCGGCATCGCGGCCGGCGTCGACAACGGCGAGGGCGTCGTCGGCGTCGCGCCCGGCGCGACGCTGCACGCCGTCAAGGTGCTCGCCTGTAGCGGCACGGGGTATCTCTCCGACATCGCCGCGGGCGTCGAGTATACGGCGAATCAGGGCTGGGACGTGGCGAGCATGAGTCTCGGGTCGTCCTCGTCGTACTCGACGCTCCGGGACGCGTGTCAGTACGCGGTCGATCAGGGCGTGTTGCTCGTCGCGGCCGCGGGCAACGACGGGCCGTGTTCGGACTGTGTGTCGTATCCGGCGACCTACGACTCCGTGGTTGCGGTGAGTGCGACGACGAGTGCCGACGATCTGGCGTCGTTTTCGTCGACCGGGCCGGAGATCGACATCGCGGCGCCCGGGTCCTCGATCCTCTCGACCGTTCCCGGTGGGGAGGCGTATTTCTCCGGCACGTCGATGGCCTGTCCCCACGTGAGTGGCGTGGGTGGACTGTTGATGGCGAACGGCTATACGGGCAGTGAGGCGCGGTCGGCGTTGCAAGGGAGTGCGGAGGACATCGGGCTGTCGAGTTCGGACGGTGGGAACGGATTGCTAGACGCGAACGGGGCTGCGGGAGATCTTCAAAACATGATTGGCGAAGCCGGCACGATTTCGGTCGACGAGAATTGGACGACAGTTACGCTCGAAGGGTCGTACACCGACCCCGTGGTGGTTACGTCCGTGGGGACGTTCAACGACCCCGATCCGGTTCACGCGCGGGTTCGGAACGCCGGGAGCGGGAGTTTCGAAGTGCGGTTGGAGGAGTGGGAATATCAGGATGGGGCGCATAGTGCGGAGTCGGTTCAGTATATCGTGGTGGAGGCGGGTGAACACGATACCGAGGCAGGCGTCCCTCTCGTGGCCGGCAAGACGACGGCCAACGGCGGCGGCTGGACCACGGTCACCTTCACGTCGAGCTGGAACCCGCAGTCGCACGTCTACACACAGGTCATGTCGAACAATGATTCGACGCCGGTCTCAACGCGGATTACGCGGGCCGGTGCCGAGACGTTCGATGTCAGCTGTCACGAGGAGGAGACCAACGAATCGGGGTCGTCCTGGACCAACGATCACGCCGACGAGACGGTCGGCTTCATCGCGACGCAACCCCAGTCTCGGATCGACAACGCTGGCGCCGGCGAGAGCATTGCCTCCTCGATTCCGACGGACGCGTGGACTACGAACCCATTTCAGGAGAGCTACTCCGCCGCGCCCGTGACGGTGCCTCGGATGCAGTCCTTCTTTGGGGGGAACACGACGGACCTTCGCATGAGAAATCTCTCGGCGTCGTCGTTCGATGTACAGGCACAGGAGGAACAGTCTCTCGACGACGAGGTCGCCCACGTTCCGGAGTACGTGGCAACCTTGGCGCTCGAAGCTGGTCCCACCTCGCCTGCGTGA
- a CDS encoding glycosyltransferase family 2 protein, whose translation MITPTFNESDYVESTLRSLAAQTYDNVELIVVDGNSADDTVEKIRRFEEEFQRVKILVNDPRVNQSFARNRGLMHANGEYIVFHDADDLSVPSRFERQVEFLESNPDVGAVGSSFYYINPNRNERTIRNRPTEHETIRKALARSCPIHIGSAMFRCEALAETHLFKSEYAEIYEILIDMAANGWKLRNLEEPLFVYRINEESISREGQFEQKWVLLKRNYQAVTRLGLSPLNLVLSLGWFVYMYSPPEMKRIVRQLFAPDDDQQLTNEQERILNGLLDDCPSRT comes from the coding sequence GTGATTACGCCGACGTTTAACGAGAGCGACTACGTCGAGAGTACGCTTCGTTCGTTGGCTGCCCAAACGTACGATAACGTCGAACTCATTGTCGTCGATGGTAACTCAGCTGACGACACGGTCGAGAAAATCCGGCGCTTCGAAGAGGAGTTCCAGCGTGTCAAGATACTCGTGAACGATCCGAGAGTCAACCAGAGCTTCGCCCGAAATAGAGGGCTAATGCATGCAAACGGCGAATACATCGTCTTCCACGATGCCGATGATCTCTCCGTTCCATCTCGATTCGAACGTCAGGTTGAGTTCCTTGAGTCAAACCCGGATGTCGGTGCCGTCGGCAGTTCGTTTTATTATATCAACCCAAATCGGAACGAGCGAACCATCCGAAATCGGCCGACTGAACACGAAACGATTCGGAAGGCGCTGGCGAGGTCGTGCCCGATACACATCGGCTCGGCGATGTTCCGGTGCGAAGCACTCGCTGAAACTCATCTGTTCAAATCCGAGTACGCCGAGATCTACGAGATACTCATCGATATGGCGGCAAACGGGTGGAAGCTACGAAATCTGGAAGAACCGCTGTTCGTCTACCGTATCAATGAGGAATCGATCAGTCGCGAGGGACAGTTCGAACAGAAATGGGTCCTGCTTAAGCGCAACTATCAGGCGGTGACGCGGCTCGGGCTGTCGCCGCTTAATTTAGTCCTGTCCCTTGGCTGGTTCGTCTATATGTACAGTCCACCAGAGATGAAGCGGATTGTCCGACAGCTGTTCGCTCCAGACGACGATCAGCAGTTGACCAACGAACAAGAGCGGATACTCAATGGGTTGCTAGATGATTGTCCATCCCGAACATGA
- a CDS encoding alkaline phosphatase family protein: MIEKIRKAIKFPEAAKRKVAASLVRPFTYASFPAMSHIDIEWDTLIILDACRYDTFEKHNPFDVAAKRVESNASHTAEFLERNFNSNRHDTVYVTASPQLAGYESHFHDIVHVWKRDWDEKLRTVRPESVTEAALAALQKYPDKKLVVHYMQPHYPFIGPTGQEIGTHATFTGGLREREHLSIWELLSAGKVSVDDVRTAYEENLELVLDEVVGLVGELNGKTVVTSDHGNLFGERVSALPIPLYGHPPNMPAEGLIQVPLVELPFESRRNTATSAPRETATETDDVESRLQDLGYLQ, from the coding sequence ATGATCGAAAAAATTCGGAAGGCGATCAAATTCCCAGAGGCAGCCAAGAGAAAGGTAGCCGCGTCGCTCGTTCGCCCGTTCACGTACGCATCTTTTCCAGCGATGTCGCACATTGACATAGAGTGGGACACGCTGATCATCCTTGATGCCTGTCGGTACGACACCTTCGAGAAACACAATCCGTTCGACGTGGCAGCGAAGCGAGTAGAATCAAACGCCAGCCACACTGCGGAATTTCTCGAACGGAATTTCAATTCGAATCGACACGACACCGTCTACGTCACCGCCTCTCCACAGCTAGCCGGTTACGAATCCCATTTTCACGACATCGTCCACGTCTGGAAGCGTGATTGGGACGAAAAACTACGGACAGTACGTCCAGAGAGCGTAACGGAAGCGGCGCTCGCAGCCCTACAGAAGTATCCGGACAAGAAACTAGTCGTCCACTATATGCAGCCCCACTACCCGTTCATCGGCCCAACGGGTCAAGAAATAGGAACTCATGCGACATTTACTGGCGGGCTTCGAGAGCGAGAGCATCTCTCAATTTGGGAACTCCTCTCGGCGGGAAAGGTGTCAGTCGACGACGTGCGGACGGCGTACGAAGAGAATCTGGAACTCGTACTCGACGAGGTCGTCGGACTGGTCGGCGAACTCAACGGCAAAACCGTAGTCACGAGCGATCACGGGAACCTCTTCGGTGAACGCGTCTCGGCGCTTCCAATCCCCCTGTACGGACACCCACCGAATATGCCTGCTGAGGGTCTCATACAGGTTCCACTAGTCGAACTACCATTCGAATCGCGGCGAAACACGGCTACGTCCGCACCACGCGAGACAGCCACCGAAACAGACGATGTCGAATCACGACTGCAGGATCTTGGCTATCTCCAGTGA
- a CDS encoding UPF0175 family protein, with protein MKTVTTRIPEDDEEALAELEEEMSADRSEVLRRLIRQGLNDWRTERALDQLRDHSITLRKAAELADVSYVEMLTLAAEEGIDVGYTTDDLERDLERI; from the coding sequence ATGAAGACGGTCACCACGCGCATCCCGGAAGACGACGAGGAGGCACTCGCCGAACTCGAGGAGGAGATGAGTGCCGACCGGTCGGAAGTGCTTCGGCGTCTCATCCGGCAGGGTCTCAACGACTGGCGCACAGAGCGGGCGCTCGACCAGCTCCGCGACCACAGCATCACGCTGCGAAAGGCAGCGGAACTCGCGGATGTCTCCTACGTTGAGATGCTGACGCTCGCCGCCGAGGAGGGCATCGACGTCGGGTACACGACTGACGATCTTGAGCGCGACCTCGAACGCATCTGA
- a CDS encoding toxin-antitoxin system TumE family protein: protein MPATVVYREEDEKPDGSRYEMVAWQVPMSEDFPQGLKYSFQYMNADGDTLLRYDNAPYHLDVGRHHRHPPEGDITQLEFTGLSDLIEDFQNEVTEIYEQRTD from the coding sequence ATGCCTGCGACGGTCGTGTACCGAGAAGAAGACGAGAAACCGGACGGGAGTCGGTACGAGATGGTCGCATGGCAGGTCCCGATGAGCGAGGACTTCCCGCAGGGGCTGAAGTACAGCTTCCAGTATATGAACGCTGATGGCGATACACTCCTGCGGTACGACAACGCGCCCTACCACCTGGATGTCGGACGGCATCATCGACACCCACCTGAGGGCGACATCACGCAGCTGGAGTTCACAGGTCTCTCCGACCTGATCGAGGACTTCCAGAACGAGGTGACCGAAATCTATGAGCAACGAACCGACTGA
- a CDS encoding glycosyltransferase family 4 protein: MRILRVAQKLYPEVPGGGTYHVHAMSRDQAAMGHDVTVLTVATDPELPHVEERDGYTVVRYPSTLSLIGNDISAGLARHLATVDDSAYDVCHAHSHLYFSTNLAALKGRLGDLPLAITNHGLYSQNAPEWVFDAYLRTLGRWTFNRADVVFCYTDTDRNRVRELGVTSPIKIVSNGIDTGRFHPQGSQSDMIDHNGPVILFVGRLVEGKRPTDAIRALAAVRETHPSAALFMCGQGPLRPDLESLAAELGIAGAVTFLGQVSYDAMPGVYRGADVFVLPSRAEGVPRTVMEAMATEVPVVCSNLPQIRELVSSGGYTVDVGDHAAFAERIAACLDGSFPNRGRERIVREHSWTDTVDRTTDILEKLAAT, encoded by the coding sequence ATGCGTATCCTCCGCGTCGCACAGAAACTCTACCCTGAGGTTCCAGGCGGCGGGACCTACCACGTCCACGCGATGAGTCGCGACCAGGCCGCCATGGGTCACGATGTGACCGTACTGACCGTCGCGACCGACCCCGAACTTCCTCACGTCGAGGAACGCGACGGCTACACGGTCGTCCGGTATCCGTCGACGCTTTCACTCATCGGCAACGACATCTCAGCCGGGCTCGCCCGGCACCTCGCCACCGTCGACGATTCGGCGTACGACGTGTGCCACGCCCACTCCCACCTCTACTTCTCGACGAACCTCGCGGCCCTGAAAGGCCGACTCGGCGACCTCCCACTCGCGATCACGAACCACGGTCTCTACTCTCAGAACGCGCCCGAGTGGGTATTCGACGCGTATCTACGGACGCTCGGACGGTGGACGTTCAACCGCGCTGATGTTGTGTTCTGCTATACCGACACCGACCGCAATCGCGTTCGTGAGCTTGGCGTCACATCACCGATCAAAATCGTCTCTAACGGCATTGATACTGGGCGATTCCACCCCCAAGGTTCCCAGAGCGATATGATCGATCACAATGGTCCTGTCATCTTGTTCGTTGGTCGGCTAGTGGAGGGAAAACGCCCGACTGACGCCATTCGTGCGCTTGCAGCGGTTCGGGAGACACATCCTAGTGCAGCCCTCTTCATGTGTGGTCAAGGGCCTCTCCGTCCGGATTTGGAGTCACTGGCAGCCGAATTGGGAATCGCTGGCGCCGTTACGTTCCTTGGACAGGTGTCGTACGATGCGATGCCTGGTGTGTACCGCGGAGCCGACGTGTTCGTTTTGCCAAGTCGAGCCGAAGGCGTCCCGCGGACGGTCATGGAAGCGATGGCGACCGAAGTCCCCGTCGTATGTAGCAACTTGCCCCAGATTCGAGAGCTGGTTTCGAGTGGTGGCTATACGGTCGATGTCGGCGATCATGCGGCATTTGCCGAGCGGATCGCTGCGTGCCTTGATGGATCGTTCCCCAATCGTGGGCGAGAGCGCATCGTGCGCGAACACTCATGGACGGATACAGTCGATCGAACGACCGACATCTTAGAGAAACTCGCCGCAACCTGA
- a CDS encoding HVO_A0114 family putative DNA-binding protein: MSNEPTDTEPTHDEFTPDPDEAEYPSTLRITSLPAKQAQAAAIERAEQWEDGEEVPHVVNFEDRSRLRQLLTDRRMELLEAVMEDPPESIRALTNRLDRDVHDVHDDLHLLAEYGIIHFQEDGRAKKPYVPYDTVRIEVEFGLPRGEESESAASA; this comes from the coding sequence ATGAGCAACGAACCGACTGACACCGAACCCACGCACGACGAATTCACGCCAGACCCGGACGAGGCCGAGTATCCTTCGACCCTCCGCATCACGTCGCTCCCCGCGAAGCAGGCGCAGGCGGCAGCCATCGAGCGCGCCGAACAATGGGAGGACGGCGAGGAGGTTCCGCACGTCGTCAACTTCGAAGACCGTTCGCGGCTCCGCCAGCTGCTGACCGACCGGCGGATGGAGCTGCTCGAAGCGGTGATGGAGGACCCGCCCGAGAGTATCCGCGCACTGACCAACCGCCTCGACCGTGACGTGCACGACGTCCACGACGATCTGCACCTGCTGGCCGAGTACGGCATCATCCACTTCCAAGAGGACGGCCGTGCGAAGAAGCCGTACGTCCCCTACGATACGGTCCGAATCGAGGTTGAGTTCGGCCTCCCCCGCGGTGAAGAGTCAGAATCGGCCGCATCGGCCTGA
- a CDS encoding cupin domain-containing protein codes for MTHASALDVLDQLADESGNYLEVLDEGSMTVEIGRHAAGEAVPKNPHTEDELYYVVAGTGKVRVGDDVHAVEPGDTVFVERGLEHDFFDIEEDLVTLVVFADSSHPSSYAIRE; via the coding sequence ATGACACATGCCTCGGCACTCGACGTGCTCGATCAGCTCGCCGACGAGAGCGGCAACTACCTCGAAGTGTTGGACGAAGGGTCGATGACGGTCGAAATCGGCCGCCACGCCGCCGGTGAGGCGGTCCCGAAGAACCCACACACCGAGGACGAACTCTACTACGTCGTCGCCGGCACGGGGAAGGTGCGGGTGGGCGACGACGTCCACGCCGTCGAACCGGGCGATACCGTCTTCGTCGAACGGGGACTCGAACACGACTTCTTCGACATCGAGGAGGACCTCGTGACGCTCGTCGTCTTCGCCGACTCGTCGCATCCGAGTTCGTACGCGATACGCGAGTAG
- a CDS encoding histidine kinase, whose product MDELDIPDAEADQVVLLDGDDVVATSPLAVLEDEILLVNSDLYMTGAKGLGDVTLPDVFASLDETPFRVRGYPASGSEKLPLIMISRYIEQLAWEHGSGRLRSSFQRPSRLDDERGTRTVYETVGHTDVDVYGVPDWLPPASFPGVVHAGYEGEFRTSWFVVVHTADPTAETAALVAEHVGDNEWDALWTFDDDRIRAINRYIERTL is encoded by the coding sequence GTGGACGAACTGGACATCCCCGACGCCGAGGCGGACCAGGTGGTGTTGCTCGACGGCGACGACGTCGTCGCCACCTCGCCGCTGGCGGTCCTCGAAGACGAAATCCTACTGGTCAACTCCGATCTCTACATGACGGGCGCGAAGGGGCTCGGCGACGTGACGCTGCCCGACGTGTTCGCGAGCCTCGACGAGACGCCGTTCAGAGTCCGGGGCTACCCCGCCTCGGGGTCGGAGAAGCTGCCCCTCATCATGATTTCCAGATACATCGAGCAACTCGCCTGGGAACACGGCTCGGGGCGCCTGCGCTCCTCGTTCCAGCGCCCCTCCCGACTCGACGACGAACGCGGCACCCGGACCGTCTACGAGACGGTAGGTCACACCGACGTCGACGTCTACGGCGTCCCGGACTGGCTGCCGCCGGCGTCGTTCCCCGGCGTCGTCCACGCGGGCTACGAGGGCGAGTTCCGCACCTCGTGGTTCGTCGTCGTTCACACCGCGGACCCGACCGCCGAGACGGCCGCGCTGGTCGCCGAACACGTCGGCGACAACGAGTGGGACGCCCTGTGGACGTTCGACGACGACCGGATTCGGGCCATCAACCGCTACATCGAGCGGACCCTGTAG